In Gemmatimonas sp. UBA7669, a single genomic region encodes these proteins:
- a CDS encoding M20/M25/M40 family metallo-hydrolase, translating into MIRHPLWYVFVALQLLSAANVSAQKSTGAVDLSGILTRPDVQRALSALDASTPAMAQGLAALGAIVSPSGAEHQRAAEVARRMRAIGLTDVRVDAQPNVIGRIPGTSGRAIVFVSTLDDLASIPALQRAAGRPPRVEGTRVVGPGTNTSATTQAMLAAAEALIASGVKPTHDLVFAAVAQEETGLLGMKALYAEYRDRADAFVDILGDGRSITYGALGIHWWRVVARGPAGHSLNGGVPNVNQAIGRAVDRILSLPQPPASNNPQRTILNIAMLQSGAVFNHKPDSGWFSLDIRSLDADVIARNESAVQRILDDVARETGLSLTMRPVNRTPGGQIAGADTSRLVQASVAIARHLGLQPTLGNAGSANLNVAIGGGTLAIGLGGERGGARGQPGEFADIPAMVRTAKHVLLLALVMGGSR; encoded by the coding sequence ATGATTCGACACCCGCTCTGGTATGTGTTCGTAGCGCTGCAACTGCTCAGCGCGGCGAATGTCTCGGCGCAGAAATCAACGGGCGCCGTGGACCTGTCTGGTATCCTGACCCGACCGGATGTGCAGCGCGCGCTGTCCGCGCTGGACGCCTCGACACCCGCCATGGCACAGGGACTCGCGGCGCTCGGCGCCATCGTGTCCCCATCGGGCGCCGAGCACCAGCGGGCTGCGGAGGTCGCGCGGCGTATGCGGGCCATCGGACTCACCGATGTCCGCGTCGATGCACAACCCAACGTCATCGGGCGTATTCCCGGGACCTCGGGACGCGCCATCGTATTTGTGTCCACGCTCGACGACCTCGCGTCCATTCCCGCGCTGCAGCGTGCAGCGGGGCGACCTCCACGGGTCGAGGGCACGCGTGTGGTCGGGCCGGGCACCAACACCTCGGCCACCACGCAGGCCATGCTCGCGGCGGCCGAGGCACTGATCGCAAGTGGTGTGAAGCCCACGCACGATCTGGTATTCGCCGCCGTCGCGCAGGAAGAAACCGGGCTCCTTGGCATGAAGGCGCTGTACGCCGAGTACCGCGACCGCGCCGATGCCTTCGTCGACATTCTCGGCGATGGACGATCCATCACCTACGGTGCGCTGGGCATTCACTGGTGGCGGGTGGTGGCGCGTGGTCCGGCCGGTCACTCGCTCAACGGGGGCGTGCCCAATGTGAATCAGGCCATCGGGCGCGCGGTGGATCGCATTCTGTCGTTACCGCAGCCTCCGGCCAGCAACAATCCGCAGCGCACCATCCTCAACATTGCCATGCTGCAGAGTGGTGCGGTGTTCAACCACAAGCCGGACAGTGGATGGTTCTCACTGGACATCCGGTCCCTCGACGCTGACGTCATCGCGCGTAATGAGTCCGCCGTGCAACGCATTCTGGATGATGTCGCGAGAGAAACCGGCCTCTCGCTCACCATGCGGCCAGTGAACCGCACACCCGGTGGCCAGATTGCCGGCGCCGACACCTCGCGACTGGTGCAGGCTTCGGTGGCCATTGCACGTCACCTTGGTCTGCAGCCCACGCTTGGCAACGCGGGTTCGGCCAACCTCAATGTGGCCATTGGTGGCGGCACGCTGGCCATCGGGCTTGGCGGTGAACGCGGAGGCGCTCGTGGTCAACCAGGCGAGTTCGCCGATATCCCGGCCATGGTACGCACCGCCAAGCATGTGCTGCTATTGGCGCTCGTGATGGGTGGTTCACGCTAA
- a CDS encoding HDOD domain-containing protein — protein MAQADALPANSSTPSTTQNGDVDPLRTRLSRILEGSDFPALSRQIIDTLGAMDDDAASLQRLANVVLREYSLTLSVVRTANSVHYRRGARPIQSATHAMMMLGARTVRQLAGSLLLFENYARKSPELKELMLLSLLTANHARATALRMQLQDPEEAHLCGMFRNLGEVIIAAHFPEDYRQVKTLMTDGGLNEAAATKRVLGFQFNDMGVEVSRHWGMPDSVVQGIRARATASASMQAAITAFSHDLTQALYKTELSPTELAQAVESVVEQHGAKVKMSREQIGGVVTDALEETRELFVNPAIATDRLRFRQLAGAARSALGDSITASTGEPGESDVAEREIALRPTLRQELEDLVNPASGAAIGAVLLQALEVIMRGGPFAHVLACFYSTDRLQLAARTGLGEGADALIDQFNFPVSVRGGAVVTLTQQRQPVYLPADRAMTTAEQRWAQTHGLAQFGVFPLIVLGKVVGCLYVDRASDAPLPDRATVRFVKSVADLVVDAIGRRRNG, from the coding sequence ATGGCCCAAGCCGACGCCCTACCTGCCAACTCCTCCACGCCGTCCACCACCCAGAATGGGGACGTGGATCCGCTGCGTACTCGACTGTCCCGGATTCTCGAGGGCAGTGACTTTCCGGCACTCTCCAGGCAGATCATCGATACGCTGGGCGCCATGGATGACGACGCGGCCTCGCTGCAGCGTCTGGCCAACGTGGTGCTTCGGGAATACAGCCTCACGCTCAGCGTGGTCCGCACCGCCAACAGTGTGCACTACCGGCGCGGCGCGCGGCCCATTCAGAGCGCGACGCATGCCATGATGATGCTGGGGGCCCGCACGGTGCGGCAGTTGGCCGGCAGTCTGCTGCTCTTCGAGAACTACGCGCGCAAGTCGCCCGAGCTCAAGGAGCTGATGCTGCTGTCGCTGCTTACGGCCAATCACGCGCGGGCGACGGCCCTGCGCATGCAGCTGCAGGACCCGGAAGAGGCGCATCTCTGCGGCATGTTTCGCAATCTGGGTGAGGTCATCATTGCGGCGCACTTTCCGGAGGACTACCGGCAGGTGAAGACGCTCATGACTGACGGGGGCCTGAACGAGGCGGCGGCCACCAAACGTGTGCTGGGCTTTCAGTTCAACGACATGGGTGTGGAGGTCTCACGCCACTGGGGCATGCCGGACTCGGTGGTGCAGGGCATTCGCGCGCGCGCCACGGCCTCGGCGTCCATGCAGGCGGCCATCACGGCGTTCAGTCACGATCTCACGCAGGCGCTCTACAAGACCGAGTTGTCGCCAACCGAACTGGCGCAGGCTGTGGAGAGTGTGGTGGAGCAGCATGGCGCGAAAGTGAAGATGTCGCGCGAGCAGATTGGTGGCGTGGTGACCGATGCGCTGGAGGAAACACGCGAATTGTTTGTCAACCCGGCCATTGCCACCGATCGTCTGCGCTTTCGGCAACTCGCCGGCGCCGCTCGCAGTGCGCTGGGCGACAGCATCACCGCGTCCACCGGTGAGCCCGGCGAGTCGGATGTGGCGGAGCGCGAAATTGCACTCAGGCCCACGCTGCGGCAGGAGCTGGAGGACCTGGTGAATCCGGCGTCAGGTGCGGCGATTGGCGCCGTCCTCCTGCAGGCGCTGGAGGTCATCATGCGCGGCGGGCCGTTTGCGCACGTGCTCGCGTGCTTCTACAGCACCGACCGGTTGCAGCTTGCGGCGCGCACCGGTCTCGGGGAAGGCGCCGATGCGCTCATTGACCAGTTCAACTTCCCCGTGTCGGTGCGAGGTGGCGCGGTGGTGACCCTCACGCAGCAGCGTCAGCCGGTTTATCTGCCGGCAGATCGCGCCATGACGACGGCCGAGCAGCGCTGGGCCCAGACGCACGGGCTCGCGCAGTTCGGCGTGTTTCCGCTGATCGTGCTGGGCAAGGTGGTGGGATGTCTGTATGTCGATCGAGCCAGCGATGCGCCGCTGCCTGATCGCGCCACGGTGCGCTTTGTGAAGTCGGTGGCGGACCTGGTGGTGGACGCCATCGGGCGGCGGCGGAACGGCTGA
- a CDS encoding Rid family detoxifying hydrolase — MPRQTTHSDAAPKAIGPYAQANWAGDLLYCSGQTPIDPAIGALIDGDVEAQTHRCFDNLQAVVESAGLSMHDVVKCNVYLVDMGDFAAMNRAYAARFEAPYPSRTTVAVAGLPLGARVEIELIAKRQA, encoded by the coding sequence ATGCCCCGCCAGACCACACACTCCGACGCTGCCCCCAAAGCCATCGGCCCCTACGCGCAGGCCAACTGGGCCGGTGACCTGCTCTATTGCTCGGGGCAGACCCCCATCGATCCGGCCATCGGTGCGCTGATCGACGGTGATGTCGAGGCCCAGACCCATCGCTGCTTCGACAACCTGCAGGCCGTGGTGGAGTCGGCGGGACTCAGCATGCACGACGTGGTCAAGTGCAATGTGTACCTCGTGGACATGGGCGACTTTGCCGCCATGAACCGCGCGTACGCGGCCCGCTTTGAGGCCCCGTATCCCTCGCGTACCACGGTGGCGGTGGCTGGCCTGCCGCTTGGTGCGCGGGTGGAGATCGAACTGATTGCGAAACGCCAGGCGTAG
- a CDS encoding YdeI/OmpD-associated family protein has protein sequence MSWFTHRFETAITRHAVGSMRYTVVLLDEALHDTLPLREHPRLRIEADVGGVPVKGAWQPSRGRWLPKTPLKVAGLQVGDVVDVAFRVIAQDDVDVPVELADRLARGKRLRVAWEQQTPGTQRGLSHYIESAKRAETRASRLQQVEAALLGTAPMPWARTRSR, from the coding sequence ATGTCCTGGTTCACCCATCGTTTCGAGACCGCCATCACACGACACGCCGTGGGCAGCATGCGCTACACCGTGGTGCTGCTCGATGAAGCGTTGCACGACACGCTGCCACTTCGGGAGCATCCGCGGCTGCGCATCGAGGCCGATGTCGGCGGCGTTCCCGTCAAGGGCGCGTGGCAACCATCGCGTGGGCGCTGGTTGCCCAAAACGCCGCTCAAGGTGGCGGGCCTGCAGGTGGGTGATGTCGTCGACGTGGCGTTCCGCGTCATCGCACAAGATGACGTGGATGTGCCGGTGGAGTTGGCGGACCGTCTGGCGCGGGGGAAGCGACTGCGCGTGGCGTGGGAACAGCAGACGCCCGGGACGCAGCGCGGTCTCTCACACTACATTGAGTCGGCGAAGCGCGCGGAAACGCGTGCTTCGCGATTGCAGCAGGTGGAGGCGGCGCTGCTCGGGACCGCCCCCATGCCTTGGGCCCGCACGCGGAGTCGCTAG